A single genomic interval of Synechococcales cyanobacterium CNB harbors:
- the preA gene encoding NAD-dependent dihydropyrimidine dehydrogenase subunit PreA: MPDLSVTVHGLRLSNPFVIASGPPGTNANVIARAFDEGWGAVVAKTVCLDASRIVNVAPRYARLRAGASREIYGWENIELISDRDLGDWLDDFRRLKDRYPDRVLIASIMEECRRDAWHEIVERVQDTGVDALELNFSCPHGLPERRMGSAMGQDPAILSEVCGWVREVARVPIWAKMTPNVTHVEEPARAALHAGCDGISAINTILCVMGINLDTLRPEPTVEGYSVAGGYSSKAVRPIALRMVMELGTMMFGGGNGQPILAPGQPARPGEFPHATLHAIGGVESGTDAAQFILTGAHTVQVCTGVMKFGYGLIETLREGLSAFMARHGFQAVDEFRGHSLQYFTTHAELVRLQTERGITHRTDDANTASGDSVWEGDRVTEQSERLARN; the protein is encoded by the coding sequence ATGCCCGACCTGAGCGTCACCGTCCACGGCCTGCGCCTCTCCAACCCGTTCGTCATCGCCTCGGGGCCGCCGGGCACGAACGCCAACGTCATCGCACGCGCCTTCGACGAGGGCTGGGGCGCGGTCGTCGCCAAGACCGTCTGCCTCGACGCCTCCCGGATCGTGAACGTCGCGCCCCGCTACGCCCGTCTCCGGGCCGGCGCTTCACGCGAAATCTACGGCTGGGAGAACATCGAGCTCATCAGCGACCGCGATCTCGGCGACTGGCTCGACGACTTCCGGCGGCTCAAGGACCGCTACCCCGACCGCGTCCTCATCGCGTCGATCATGGAGGAGTGCCGCCGAGACGCCTGGCATGAGATTGTCGAGCGTGTCCAGGACACCGGCGTCGACGCCCTCGAGCTGAACTTCTCGTGCCCGCACGGCCTGCCGGAACGCCGCATGGGGTCGGCGATGGGTCAGGATCCAGCGATCCTCTCCGAGGTCTGCGGCTGGGTCCGCGAGGTCGCCCGTGTGCCGATCTGGGCCAAGATGACGCCGAACGTCACCCACGTCGAAGAACCCGCACGAGCGGCGCTCCATGCCGGATGCGACGGCATCAGCGCGATCAACACCATCCTCTGCGTCATGGGCATCAACCTCGACACGCTCCGCCCCGAGCCGACGGTCGAGGGGTACTCCGTCGCCGGCGGTTACTCTTCGAAGGCCGTCCGACCCATCGCCCTGCGCATGGTGATGGAACTCGGCACCATGATGTTCGGTGGCGGCAACGGGCAGCCCATCCTTGCCCCCGGCCAGCCGGCCCGGCCGGGTGAGTTCCCCCACGCGACGCTCCACGCCATCGGCGGCGTCGAGTCGGGCACGGACGCCGCCCAGTTCATCCTCACCGGCGCGCACACCGTCCAAGTCTGCACCGGGGTCATGAAGTTCGGCTACGGCCTGATCGAAACGCTGCGTGAAGGGTTGTCGGCGTTCATGGCCCGCCACGGCTTCCAGGCCGTTGACGAGTTCCGCGGCCACTCCCTCCAGTACTTCACGACGCACGCCGAACTCGTGCGCCTCCAAACCGAGCGAGGCATCACCCATCGAACCGACGATGCCAACACTGCGAGCGGCGACTCGGTCTGGGAGGGTGATCGCGTCACGGAACAGAGCGAACGGCTCGCCCGCAACTGA